The genomic segment CCAGGACCCACGCGGGGACAGTGGCAGGACTGGGACCACAGTCGGCTCCCCTCGTTTCTCCTCTATTATTCTGTGAACAAGGGAACAATCCAGCTACGAGGCAATCTGCCTCTTCTGGGCGGaactgtcccccaccccctccccaaagccccacatCCGTATATTCAAGCCCTCCCCTCCACGACTTAAAatatggctgtatttggagacagggcctttaccGAGGTgatttaagttaaaatgaggctattAGGATGGGCTCTTATCCAGTCTGACACCAGGGGGGCATGCAGGCGTGCAGGAAAAAGACCCGTGAGGACACATGGAGACGAtggtcatctgcaagccaaggaaaacAGCCTCGAGAGAATCCAGATCTGCTGACACCTCGATCTggcacttctggcctccagaactgtgagaacataATTGTCTGTTGTTGGAGCCACACAGCCCGTGGCAGCCCCAGCAGACGAATGCGTCCCCTTCTAAAGGCCACCCCGGCCACAAGTGcggttttctgtatttctttccgGAGCCCACGTGTCGCCCACGGTGGCTTTTTGCACCCAGAACTGAATGTTATcttaaaaaaagagcaagagaaagggTGAACAGCTGGTGTGgcaaaaatacacagcagacagCCTGGCGTTGTTTTGCTACTCAAAACCTCAAATCCCAAAGTGGGCGTGCGAGAAGACACGTGGAGACCTGAGGGGGTCCCGTCCAGCACTGGGCCTTTCCCGTTTCCCTCTGTGAACTTCACGGAAGGGGCTTCAGGTTTCCTGCTCGGAAAACGGGCATCACGCCACCTCATCTTCTGGAGGCGTCCCTGCCTACACACGCCCCATACCCAGGAAGCAGATGCTGCCCTGTATTAGGATTAAACTGGCAACCCCCGATGTCGGCAGGCATCCTCAGGAGAGCAGCAGGGTCATTCTGAGTCCGGCTTGCTTAGACTCAGGCATCAGCAAAACCAGCTCCAAATCCCAGGCAGCCTCTTTGAAAGCTGCCTTCTTTCTCCTTCGGTGGTATAGACGTCCGTCTACATGAGTAGACTTTAGGGACCTGGACCAGAAATATTGCCCATGTGAGTGGGGACGGCATCCCCCGGGCCTGAAACAGTGCTTGGTAGTATTAACCCGGACCAGCCACCTTCTGCAGTTCTCACTGTCAGAGTCACTGCTTGGGGTTAAGGCATTAAAGGCCCTTGTTAGATATGTTACTGCGGGCCACGCACATTAAGACACCATCAGCCACTAACACCTCTTTGTCACTTCATCAGGTGGCCTCAGACCCCTCTCAGCCCGCTGGGGACCAAAGCTGGGGCAGCTGAGTTCTgctgggagaagaggaagaagacccACAGGCcgtggtgtgggggggggggtggacagGGCACACGGGGGGTGACCACACGGTAGAGGACTTCACAAGGACAGCGCTGGACGACTCTGAAGCAGCCAGAGCTCCGGATCAGAGCCACCTCCCGGCCCCATAGCCCAGATCACGACGCGAGGGCCAGGCCAGTTGGCAAGCTCCCAAGTCCCAGCTGGGTCTCTGGAAGGAACCTGGCATCGCAGAGCTGGCCTTGGCCTGGGTCCATGACGTAGGGTGCGGCGGGGAAGACAGAGCTGGAAGGCCCACCCCTCCCAGGGAAGGAGAGAGCCCAATGACTGGCACTCAAGAGGCGGGGGGACCCCCAGCTCTCAACCCGTCATCCGCTCGCTGGCTCCCCTGGGCTGCAGGAGCTCCTCTGGGCGAGCAGGGAGGGGACACGGGTCAGGTGAAAACAGCTAAGCACGGGGACAGCCGGGCCGTAGACCAAGGGCAGCGGGGGCAGGGAAGGCTGTCTGGGCACGGCAGTCCGGGGCGGGGACTCAGCAGGGGGAGGAAGACACCTGGCGGTAGTCGGGGCACTTGAGCAGGGCTGGGTAGCTGCTGTTCATCTGCAGGGAGACGTCGCTGGAGATGTCGGACGGGCTGCGGCCTCGCGCCCAGGCGTCCGGGTGCAGGAACTGGCCCGAGTGATCGGAGCAGTTGCTCAGACGCGGGCGGTAGAAGCCGGGGTGAGGCCTGTACACGTCCTCGGCGGTGCACCTCTTCATGAACAGGTACACGGCCATCACCCCCGCACTCTGCAGGCAGGGGGAGCTCGTGCTCGGGGCCTGGCCGTGGACGCAGCCGCGGGAGCACAGCACGAGGGGGCCGAAggcgggcgcggggcggggcccgGGAGTTAAGGGCGGGGGAGCGGTGGGTCCAGGGTGGGCGTGGCCTCCTCCTCCGCCCCCTCCCGGGGCagcaccccgccccgccccgcctgcGGGGAGGGTTTACCTCCGTTAAGAGGAAGGAGATGGCGGCGAAGGCAAAGGACCATCCGTACTTGTAGGTGAAGTAGGTCTCCGCATCCTTGGTCCTGTTGAGCACCTCATCGTTGATGCTGGAGATGTACAGCACCAGGCCCACCACCAGCGAGAGGCCTGCAGGGGGGCAGGGGCGCTCGGCAAGGGAGCCGGGGAGCCGCCGATGGGGCACCGCCTCCCCTCGGGGTTCAGGGAGAAGGCCTCGGCCTTGGGTGACCATGACCCCACTCTGGAGTTCAGGGAGGGCAGGAGCCCTCCTCCTGAAGGCCCTGTTTAGACCATTACCTTCTAGAAAGCGGACGGCTGCAGGTGAGAAAGCTTCCGTCCAGCCACCTCCCGAGCCACGGTGAGCCCGAGGGTtctcaccgcccccccccaccgGAACCACCTGTTAGATGTGCGTCCCATGAGCCCCATCCCCGGACCTTCTGAGTCACGTGGCCTGGGCTGGCGCCTGGCACCGTGTCGTCCTAAGTGCTCCCCAGGCAAGGCTCATGTGAACTCAGGGTGTGAACCGCTGACTTTAGCAAGTGGCTTCCGCTGAACTGAGGGATAACACAGGCTCCCCTGGCAGAGATAGCCAGGGCCTCCAGAGCCTGGATAGATGGTCTTGTAACTGTGGCTCTGTGCAGCCCACCTGCCCCTGGGTGCGGCCAGTTACTGAGATCGTTAGGCAGGAGAGGCAAAGAGAGATGGTCCAGGCTCTGGCAAGCGTTACATCAGGGGGCCAGCGCTGCCTAAGCTCCTCCCGCCATTGTGCAAACGACCGACGGAGCATCGGTCTCGTCAATCAGTGACTGTAACTGCAACAGGACACAATTAATTCCTGTGTTTTGAGCTGCTCAGCTTTAATTCCATTCACATGATTAAGCTGGGGCATCCTGAAGGATGAATGTTACAGGAAAACAAGCATGATTCAGGCCTTCCTTGGCACTTAACTCACACTGGAATGAAGCTGGCCCAAGGGAACCCTGTCTGTTGCTGTCGTTAAAACACTTCATGTGGCCAAGCTCAGTCTGAGATCTCTGGTCCTGCTGCCCACCGCTGAAAAACCTCAGGTGCTTTGAagctgctgtgtggccttgactGTTGTGAAGTTGATAAAGAAAGAGCTTAACCTGGGTCTGTATCTCTTGGACTAGGTGGAAACATCATGGTGCAGAGGGTGGGCTGAGGACACTGCAGGTGCTCAATGAACATTtgttagatggatggatggatggaaggatggatggaaggatggatggatggatggatggaaggaaggagaaagaaagaaaagctcttGGGCATCTAGTGTTCTGACCGCCACCTGGCTCCCAAGCTATATTGACAAGACAATGTTGGGAAAAGGAACCTAAAGTGGCTTGGAAGTTGGGCGGCAACAGGAATGCCTGGTGCTGGCAGctgttcatcttttctttccatctgtccatccatccatccatccatctgtccatccatccatccatccatccatccgtccattaCTCAagccatccgtccatccatccatccatccgtccatccatccatctgtccatccatccatcggcTTAAAATCCTCCCGAGGCTTCTCACAAAGTACCCAACCAGGCGACCTCGGCTGCCGCCCCCCACCTCTCACCACATCCTCCTGATGCTCCTGCCACCACAAGTCACGACTGAGCTTAGTGTCCCCTGGCCTccatcctctctcttccctccaggCTCCCTTCCGCCCACCCCAACCTCACACTCTACCTAATTCCTACTCACTCTCCATCTCGCCTGCTCCTGGCGGCCGTCCCTGACCAGCTCCTGGTCTGAGTTTCTGCCGCTGCCCTTGGCCCCCATAACAGTACTTGCTGACACTGTCAGAGCCCTTGTCAGGCAGGGTCCACGTTTCCTGCCCACTTGTTTATGTCCCCTAATACACTGCCCTTTCTGTAGGTAGAGATCCCAGCTCCCAGTGCTAAGGCCTGGGAGACACATGAGTGGATGAGTCAGCACGTGAATAAACGAAAGAAAGAGTGAATGATCGAGTACAGTCTGGGGTTGGTCCAGGAGGACAGATCCATGCTGAAGGGGCCTGGGTAGCCCAGGGTAGGGCGTAGGGGGTCTCTAGAGGATGGCTGAGGGATGGCAGATGAAGAGGCCATCATTCCAAAGGCAGATCGTATTTCTTTCATGTAAACACACAAAGACATAGCcctcaaaaggaaaaaggaatactCATTACCAGTGGGAACTAGGGGAAAGCGTCAGTGATGGCATGGCATGAGGAGGACCCTGGGTtctcatcccagctctgcccaggggGAGCTGTCAGGTCACTGCTCCTCCAGAGGTGATGGACGGGCCCGGGTCCTCAGAACCCTCCTCCAGCTCGGACTCAGCTGTGCTCGAGCCACTGACGCGGCGGGTCCTGAGCAGGGGCTGACCCGCAGCTGGGACCAGAGCTTCCCAGAGCAGAGTGGTTTAGGGATCAGATGTCAGAAGTGCAGAGTGCACGAGCGAAAACGGCATCACTTACCGgagaggataaagaagatgccGGAGACAAAGGCCAGGATTGTCCTGTGGGGACGGACATGTCCAATGTTGCTCAGGATGAAGCCAATGAACATGAAGAAGAGGCTGACCAGGGGGAACGGCGTGGCCGAGCGAATCATTTCTGACCGAGGGGATGGAAGGATGCCGTCAGCCTCCGGTAGCCTCACTCAGTGCTCACCTTCCCGAGTCAAGTGTTCCTGGCGGTGTACACCAGCTGGTCCCCAAGCCCCCGCCCTGCCTGAGCAGCCCGGGCTCCATCCCCTCCTCGGCTTTCGTTCCTTGGCCCTTAGCCTTCAGGGCCTATGCTGACTCAGAACAGTGCTGCAGGTTCACATGGGTCTGAACCAGCTCTGGTGAGGCCAAGGCCATGATGTCAGTCTCGCTGGGGGCCAGAGAGCCTGGTTCAGTTCCCTGGGTACTATGGTGTGAACGTCTGtgtcccccgcccccccaccaaaaTTCACTTGCTAAACCTAACACCCAAGGTGATGGtataggaggtggggcctttgggaggtgcttattaggtcacgagggtggggccctcatgaaagggattagtgcccttatgaaagagacccccccccccacacacacactcagagcaCCCTCGCCTCtgccaccatgtgaggacacagtgagaaggcaggaagagggccctcaccagaacgtGACCGTGCtggcgccttgatcttggacttctaatcTCCAGagctgagagaaataaatttctgtggcttCTAAGTTGCCTTGCCTGCGCTATTTTGTTAGAGCATCCCAAACAGAGGAAGTCACTGGGTATGGATGCCCTCTCACTTGCCAGGGTCACAGCAATGGGAGACTCCAGCAACCTGTCACCACCCTGGATAAGTAACTGGCAGAGCGAGCTCTGTGAGCTCAGCCAGCACAAGCATCTGAGTCTCAGGGCATCGGCTCTTGAGAAACAAGCAGTCACcctgcctcttccctctgccctgctctgccctgtCCAGCCCGTGGCCCAGGCTGGAAAGTCGGAGGCACCTACTGAGCACGTTGACCGTGGACTCGGAGGCGAGCTGGGTGCTCACGGGCATCACATACTCTATGGTGAAGCAGCGTCCCCGCTCCTCACCTACGGAGACAAGAGCCACTACGTACACTCTGGGTCCTTCTGAACACGGATTTGAAGTTAACAAATTCAAACGGTATTCCCAGGTGCTTCTAGGATGTTTGACCCTCTGTGTATTTACACCTGGGCTGGATTCAAACCCTAGGGGGCCCCGTCCCCAGCTGGTGGCCCACAGCAGACGTGGACACCCGTCCTGACATCACATCTTTCCCAGAGAAGCACCGAGAGCTGCATGAAAAGCGATCACTGCAGACTCAAGGGAGAGTCAGGTGTCCGGTGGCCGTCTTGTGGCTTTGGGACAGACTCCACCAAGGATGGCGTGTGGTTGGCTTAGGTGCCCCAGTGTGGGTGTCACGGAGCAGAACCCCCAAAGCCTTGTCGACCACTTTGGCAACCAGACCCTGGTGACTTCAAACTCTGCTTCAGAGTTAAGCAGAGATGGATGCCACACAGTCTGGGCACTGGGAGGTGAGGTCAGTGTTGGGTGCCATTCCCAAAGTAGACTCAACACGTCACGGGGAGGCCAGGCCTCCACGGTCCTCCCTGCTAAATACGGGTGGGCGCCAACCACCAAAGCCCTACCATGAGGCTGGGAGGAACAAGTGTTCCCTGTGTCCCGTGCACACATGGGTTACAGAGCCCTCCAAGAAAGGCTCCATGACCCCACTGTGGTGTTTCTGACCAGACTCACGGGGCACAGAGAGGCTCTTCTTGTGCAGCCTGGTTCCGGGTCATGATGAAGGGATAAAGGACAGAGCCCTTGGAGTAGCAACTCCAAGGGTTCCAGAGAAGCCCTAGCAAGTGGGCAGGAGGCCCTGATGGGCAGGATCAAGGCCTGCACCATCTGGCAGAGTTGCAAAGACCTGCACCTGCGTTTTCTCCCTGCCATTTCACAGACATAGGAACAGAGAAAGTGCTAAGAATTTCCCATCCTCATGCTCAGGTCACaagggtgaagccctcatgaatgggattagtgcccttctaaAAGAGACCCCGTGGAGCTCCCTCTCCCCCTGCTGCCctatgaggacacggggagaaggagggaagagggccCTCACAGAACGTGACTGTGCCTGCGCTTCACCTCCCTGCATCTTCCTGCCCTCATCTGTGAGGCGGACGTGATAACAGGGCCTGCCTTGCAGAGTCAAGGGGGAGGCACTGCGACGGAGGACTCAGGGAGCTGAGGCCGCCTCTCTCAGCTGGGGGTGGGCGGTGTGGTGACAGCGGGGCCACGGGCATCTTCCAGGTGGGAAGACCCAGGTCCCGGGGGTGAGAGGACTTGCCCAAGTGGACAGGGAGACTCAGGCCTTGAGTTTGGAGTGGATCCTGGCCACTGGAGGGAGCAGGCCCAGAGCTCATGAGCATCGTCCGCGGTGACCAGCCTCCTTCCAGCAGGGACGTCGCTTCCCCGGGGTGTGTGAGATGGCAGCTGCTCCTCTCTGGGGGCAGGGCTGTCCCCAGCCCTGGGCGCCCTTACCTGCGAGGAAGCAGACCCTCCACAGGCCTGAGTGCAGGGACATCTTGGTCTCGGTGCTCTGGTTCTGGGGCAGGACCACGCCCTCCTCCAGGTACAGCCAGTGGTCTGTGCTGACCGCGATGCCCAGCAGGCCCAGGCCGCACACGGCAAAGACGCTGCTCAGCAGGGTCAGGGCCTTCCTCCTGCAGGCACCCATCTTCCTGGACAATCCCGCGGGGGCCTGCGGCCGCGATGCCACCAGCAGGGAGTGGGCTCTGGCGGCAGGACAGCGGGTGAGCCGGCAGTCGTGGCCACGGCTCCGAGGAGGGGCCCTGGGCGGCAACTAAAGTCACCCCAGCCgtgctgaatggatgaatgaagacCAGCGGGCCGGCTCCCTGGAAGTCAGGCCATGGGTGACAGACATGCCACCTTCCTCCCCCCGTCAGGAACGCACAGCTTTCTTGACAGGCTGCTGCGAGGGGCCCCCTTGTCCTCTCTGGGGGTCCCCCTTGCTGGATAacgccattcattcattcattcattcagcaacccACTGTACCCAACGTGGAGACAAAAGGATGAATGTGACCCCATCCTTGCCCTTGAAGAGTTCCCTTCTGCAAGACaaagcgccccccacccccaaagcaaTGAAAATGCAGCTTGATGGGTCTGTGGGGGAGACCCGCCCAAGGAtgtgggagcagggaggagggatggaggccTGAAGTCTGCCTGGTGGGCTTCTCCGTGTCGAGAAGGACTCTGAGGCCCAAGGACACCTGGCAGGGAGCAGCGGGACCCAGAGGGGACGCGGCAGGCGGCAGAGGTTTCTTGGGAAGGTGTCTTCCGCAAGGATTCCCATCAGTTGTAGATCTGGGTCCACCCCGCTAAAGAAGCCACACCACAGTCCAAGTTCAACGGGCCTCCTGAGCCCACCTCATCAGAAGCCGTCTGACTCTTGTCTGCCCAACACATGGTATTGGCCGGAGCTGGCTCTGAACCAGCCAGAGTGAGGCTAAGTGTCTACATGAGGTGAGCCATGCGAACACCTGCCACACCTGCCCAGCCAGTCCAGGCTCGGAGACGGAGCTGGGAATCAGTGAGGGGTAAGATGCCACCCCAAGGAGCCCACAGCCCAGCTCAGGGCTTCTGAACTCTGCCTGGAACCTAGAGCCACCCAGGGAGCATCCAGAAGTCCCGAGGGCCCAGGTGCCACCCCGAGAGATTTTGGTGCAGCTGGGCTCATACAGGGGCCGTGGTATCGCTGTGCTCCCTGCGAGGCTAATCGCGGCCCAAGTTGAGAACAACGGCTCTTTGCTACTCAGAGTGTCATCCGTGGGCCAGCAGccttggcatcacctgggaactcgttaggaatgcagagtctcaggcccctCCAACTTtgtaaatcagaatctgcattttaacaagattcaaGTGAGCTGTATACCTGCTAAAGTCTGCCGAGCAAACAGGTGACTACAGTCCAACGTAGTCATGGCTGTGGCGGGGAAAGCCCAGGATGTGATGACAGCCCACGAGAGGGTCACCCAGTGGGGCTGTTGGGAGGTGGGCAGAGCTATTTCTGGAAGAGGGTGGCATCTGGGGCCTGGAAGCCTTCCCCAAGGCCTGGTGTCACATCTCAGCCGAGGCACAGGGGGATCCTGGCTCAGCTGCTGAAAGGGGACAGAAGACACACTCAAGCCTGGAGGCTTGATCCCTCTGTGGAGTCTGAGCTTGCTgtaggaggggagaggggggaaggggaggaaaacggTGCTCTTTGCAAGAAGGAGGGACAGCCCAGCCTGGACTCCACAGCAGGAGCCCCGCCCTGACCCCGGGAGGGTTGACTGATCTGCAGACTGAACCCTACGCTGGCGTCCTGGAGGCCTGGGAACACTTGGAGGCAACGGCTCCCGTCCACCAGGCTGGAGAGCACAGGGGCTTCACGCACGCCAGTCCCTCCTGCACTGGCTTTGACAGAGAAGGAGAAGATGAAACGCAGAACAGCCAGCCCTCCCCGGCTCCCCACTGCCCGCAAACCCGGCCATTCCCCAGGCAGTGGGCTGGGAGGTGGAGCGGACAGCTCAGCCCCAATGTGGTGACAAGCATCTCAGAAAGCACCTTCGCGTGTGGGCCCCGTGCTCGCCGccacagcagaagcaaggagtCAGAGGCTCTGTCGGAGCTCACAGGCCGGAAAATAGGAAACGATAGCAAAACCACTGCTACACGAGGGCGGGCAGTGTTCTGACTGGTGGAACCCGGGGTCCCAGGGAGGACGTGAGGGGTGGCAGGGCAGGTGGAATGACTGCACGGGTTGGTGGATGGGTTGCAGTCATGAAGGTTTTTACAGCAGTTTAATAAGTACTTTCACTTACACTTGAGGCTCATAAAAGCCCAATATCTGCCAGAGGGAACGGAACTGGAACCCCAAGGATGGTGATGGGGgtaaagggaggagagaggaatgagCGAGAAAACCAGCCCAGTGTGATGCGGAGAGCCTTGAGCTGAGAGGCAGAAGCCTGGGCTTCGTGCTCAGCCGGTCTCTGAGTAGCCGCGGAAAGTCGGGAAATTAACCTTCCTGAGgccccttcctctcccagggAACACAGAGGGAGAGGACAACAGTAAAAGTTGAAGTAGATCGAGTATTTATCATTATTAGACATTCTGCTGAGCACattattttaatctttacaaccatactaccatccccattttataggtaagcaaactgagaatcagagaggttaagaaacttgcccaaggtcactcagctagcgAGTGATGTGCCTACATTTGAATTTATCCTGCCTCATTCTCAAGGCCTTTCTAAGCTGAGCTCCATGGAGCAAAACCTCCATGGAATATTCTAGCAAAAAATGCTCTGGTGAAGAAAAACTTGGGAGGCACTGCATCTAGGTCTTGAAGAATCGCACTGCACATTCATCGGTTAAAAGCCTGAAAAGTCCGCTTAGCTCCACCCATCCCACTCTTTTCCAGACTGTTTTGGCCACACAATGGTGTTTTGTTCTGTGAAATCCACTTTGGGGACAACGCTGCCCCCGCCACATGAAGAATAACAAGACAAAACTGCTGGGGGACTCAACGCCACAGCAGGTGCGCCAGTGCCTTGAACAGTCTAATGCAGGATGCTGGTGTAAGGTATTATTATCAAGCAACAATGGGCAAAGCCCCTGCTTTCTAAAGACAGCAGCTAGTGACTGCTCAGAGCAGAACAGCCAATTTTAAAGTAAGCTTGGCAGACAGAAAAGATTCAGGTCCTGGAGATTTGGAAAGATGAAAATGGAGAGAAGATTGGATCTGAATCTATAAAagcaagaaatgaaagaagaggccCAAGTTGACCCAAACTGCCAATCTCTACAAGGGCAGAGCTTGAGGCCCGGGGCGAGCTTGGGAAAACGGGAACGTCCCCTTTTCAGAGTGGGTAACACGTTTACCTACTCTGCACGGAGTGGAAAATATCAACCGCATTCATTACACAGCTGAACGGATGCTTCTGTTGTGAAATCACCTTTATTTACCAATAAATGACCTCACTGACTTGAGCACTGAACAGCCCTTTATCATCCAGTGTCTCATTAGGACCTCAGGACAAAGCCATCAGTGGTATTGGCGCCATTTCATGCCCAGGGAAGCTGAGGGTTAGAGATGCTAAGTGGCCTCCAGGACGTCACAGGCATGTGGCCAACTCTGGATTTAAGCCCAGGTCTCACTCCAAAGTCTCCACTGCAGCAACACTGCCTCCTCCTGAAGAAATAAACAGTTTCAAGAAGTGCTGGGGGATGGGCTTCCtgggaggcgcagtggttgagagtccacctgccgatgcaggggacacgggttcgtgccccggtccgggaagatcccacatgccgcggagcggctgggcccgtgggccatggccgctgagcctgtgcgtccggagcctgtgctccgcagcgggagaggccacagcagtgagaggcccgcataccgcaaaaaaaaaaaaaaaaaaaaaaaaaaaagaagtgctggAGGAGAGGGACATGCAAAGTGACCACTAGGGAATCTGGAAATGGGTGGCACACAATTTTGGGAGACCGTCTTTGTCCATAACCAAGGGCTACGCCAGGGCTGTTTCTTGACCCTATTGGGTTTATTACTGGGAGTCACCTGAGCGTATCTTTTCATGGGGATGCACTAACTCAACATTTTGGAGTCTGAAAACCACCTTGTAGGGTGGGAAGCCTAATATTTCTCTCAAAGCACAGGTAAGGAAGTCAAGGTCCAGCGGGGAGATTTACCTGCGGTCACCAGGCAGTGCCGTCGAGGGGCAGGACTGTGAAGTGAAAATCTTTATGCGGGACCGCAGCTTTTCCCTCTGTGCTGCACGGGAAATTATAAAGCAGAAGATGAAAACCACCGGGCCCCACCCTGGAAACAACACCATCACTAACACCTTCCGGCCTTCCTTCCTGTGTAACCGCGCGCATGTGTGCACGCATTTTTCTACGCAATCTTCGGTTGGTGAGGGCGGGAACAGGAGTTCCCTTGCAGACACTCTGGCCTAGAATGAATTCCCAGACCCCACCTAATCGGGCCCTGGGCCAGGTCTTTGCTTTCGCACTATTTCTCCTGCTCTCATGGATCCCATCCATCCTCTACAACATTCCTTTGATTTTCCTTCTGGAGGGTAGGGAGACCTTTTTTAATAAGTTGCCACcatgagggaaggaaaaaaagaagaaagttggtGTGAAAGCACGTGTTTAACATGAACTCAACTGTGAAAAGAAATTCATAGACTGggaagaaataaaccaaaatgttGACAGTGGATGTTTCCAAGTAATCAGGTTATGTCTGCTtgattttctctctacttttctggGCTTGACAAAGCTTCTAAAAGAACATGTATTATTTCTACATCCAGAGAAGAAAACTAGGTTAAAGACCAGACTCGACAATTCTCCAGTCACTGCCCTCGTAAAGAATATGCAGGGGCCCTCGAACTCCCAGGCGAGAGATGTTGAGATGCAGGTCATCCTCTGGAGCTTGGGGCTTAGGAAGCACGGAAGGTCTGAGTCGTTTAAGATGATTACCCGGGGACCATTACCTTTAAGCATTAGCTTGTTAATTATCAGCAATTAACAGTCGCTAATTATCACCCATGACCAGCAATTAGGGAGAAACGTCTTGTGGAGGTTAAAGCACTAACGGCACATTTCCCTGCCCAAGCCAGTAATAAAAGGACGTGCGGTGAAGCGCTTAGATGTAGGACACAGGCGAGGTTACAGACATGAGTGAGGTCGGCCAGGGAGCTGCTGCGGAGGACGGACAGGGTGAAGTcagaggaaagtggggagggagcagaggacAGCCCAGTGCAGACACCCTGATCCCCCTTTCTTAGCAGCCCAGAGGAAACCCGCTGAGGCCTAATGCAGGCGTTGGGGGCCAGGGGTTCTCGTCAGGGCTTCCCAGCTGCTCCCGGGAGCTGGTCTAGTGACCCAGCACCAGCCTGGCCAGTCCCAGCAGGACTCACTGGTGACCAGAGGGCAGCCCCCAGCGGTCCTGTGACCTGCCtgcttcccagggcttccctggtggcacagtggttaagaatccgcctgccaatgcaggggacacgggttcgagccctggtccgggaagatcccacatgccgtggagcaactaagcccatgtgccacagctactgagcctgcactctagagcccgcgagccacgactactgaagcctgtgtgccacaactactgagcctgcactctagagcccgtgagcctgcactctagagcctactgagcccacatgccacaactacggaagcccgcacgcctagagcccatgctccataacaagagaagccaccgcagtgagaagcccgcgcaccgcaacgaagagtagaccccgctcaccgcaactagagaaagcccgcgcgcagcaacaaagactcaacgcagccaaaaataaataaaagacgaAAAAAAAGTGACCCCAATTCTTTGGCGCTCCTTCCACTGAGAGATGGGGTCTGCTCACGTCTCCTCCCCTGAGTCTAGGCAGGTTCGTGACGACTTCCACCAACACATCTGCTATGTGTCTTCTGGGTCACAAAAGGAGGGAGCTCACTCAGGGGAAAGCCGGCCCCCACGTAC from the Delphinus delphis chromosome 19, mDelDel1.2, whole genome shotgun sequence genome contains:
- the CACNG5 gene encoding voltage-dependent calcium channel gamma-5 subunit isoform X1, with product MGACRRKALTLLSSVFAVCGLGLLGIAVSTDHWLYLEEGVVLPQNQSTETKMSLHSGLWRVCFLAGEERGRCFTIEYVMPVSTQLASESTVNVLKMIRSATPFPLVSLFFMFIGFILSNIGHVRPHRTILAFVSGIFFILSGLSLVVGLVLYISSINDEVLNRTKDAETYFTYKYGWSFAFAAISFLLTESAGVMAVYLFMKRCTAEDVYRPHPGFYRPRLSNCSDHSGQFLHPDAWARGRSPSDISSDVSLQMNSSYPALLKCPDYRQVSSSPC
- the CACNG5 gene encoding voltage-dependent calcium channel gamma-5 subunit isoform X2, translated to MGACRRKALTLLSSVFAVCGLGLLGIAVSTDHWLYLEEGVVLPQNQSTETKMSLHSGLWRVCFLAGEERGRCFTIEYVMPVSTQLASESTVNVLKMIRSATPFPLVSLFFMFIGFILSNIGHVRPHRTILAFVSGIFFILSGLSLVVGLVLYISSINDEVLNRTKDAETYFTYKYGWSFAFAAISFLLTERCTAEDVYRPHPGFYRPRLSNCSDHSGQFLHPDAWARGRSPSDISSDVSLQMNSSYPALLKCPDYRQVSSSPC